A single window of Mycolicibacterium madagascariense DNA harbors:
- a CDS encoding nuclear transport factor 2 family protein — translation MTVSAYSRDELIAAFAGFEATVDRAARTRDWDPWVDQYSDDVTYVEHAAGTMHGREQVRSWIWKTMETFPGSYMTSFPSLWTVVDDARGRVICELDNPMRDPGDGTIISATNISIVTYAGDGKWCRQEDVYNPLRFVAATVKWCRKAEALGTLPDEAAAWLRQYGGDR, via the coding sequence GTGACGGTGAGTGCGTACAGCCGCGACGAGCTGATCGCGGCCTTCGCCGGGTTCGAGGCGACGGTCGATCGTGCGGCCCGGACCCGCGACTGGGATCCATGGGTCGACCAGTACAGCGACGACGTCACCTACGTCGAGCACGCGGCGGGCACGATGCACGGCCGCGAACAGGTGCGGTCCTGGATCTGGAAGACCATGGAGACGTTCCCCGGTAGCTACATGACGTCGTTCCCGTCGCTGTGGACCGTCGTCGACGACGCCCGCGGCCGCGTCATCTGCGAGCTGGACAATCCGATGCGCGACCCCGGCGACGGCACCATCATCAGCGCCACGAACATCTCGATCGTCACCTACGCCGGTGACGGTAAGTGGTGTCGGCAGGAGGACGTCTATAACCCCCTTCGCTTCGTCGCCGCGACGGTGAAGTGGTGCCGGAAGGCCGAAGCGCTCGGCACACTGCCCGACGAGGCGGCGGCGTGGCTACGCCAGTACGGGGGCGACCGGTGA
- a CDS encoding DUF2461 domain-containing protein — protein MSEIAPGFDGFPEAALDFYDDLEVDNTKSFWKAHESVYQTSVKAPMTALIAALEPDFGTGKVFRPFRDVRFAKDKTPYKTHQGAYVAVGRTCGWYVEIAARGLRTGAGFYDASSADLARIRASIANELTGDRLEKILAKLVRAGFTVGGDRLKTSPRGYDADHPRIELLRHRTLTVSRDYGFDPIIHTADLLDAVRADWKATRSLVEWVAERLGD, from the coding sequence GTGAGCGAGATCGCACCGGGATTCGACGGGTTCCCCGAGGCCGCGCTCGACTTCTACGACGATCTCGAGGTCGACAACACCAAGTCCTTCTGGAAGGCCCACGAATCCGTCTATCAGACCAGCGTCAAGGCGCCGATGACCGCCCTGATCGCGGCGCTCGAGCCGGACTTCGGCACGGGCAAGGTGTTCCGGCCATTCCGCGACGTCCGGTTCGCGAAGGACAAGACGCCGTACAAGACGCACCAGGGGGCGTACGTCGCGGTCGGGCGTACCTGCGGGTGGTACGTCGAGATCGCGGCGCGCGGCCTGCGCACCGGGGCGGGCTTCTACGATGCGAGCTCGGCGGACCTCGCCCGGATCCGGGCGTCGATCGCCAACGAGCTCACCGGGGACCGGCTGGAGAAGATCCTGGCCAAGCTGGTGCGGGCGGGTTTCACCGTCGGCGGTGACCGACTGAAGACCTCACCCCGGGGTTACGACGCCGACCATCCCCGCATCGAGCTCCTGCGGCACCGCACCCTGACGGTCAGCAGGGACTACGGCTTCGACCCGATCATCCACACCGCGGATCTCCTCGACGCGGTCCGCGCGGACTGGAAGGCCACTCGGTCACTCGTCGAGTGGGTCGCCGAACGCCTCGGCGACTAG
- a CDS encoding DEAD/DEAH box helicase has protein sequence MSSPPAHPLLDPHDLSQVRAIGDDADELFTSFAAWAEANGTVLYPAQEEALIELVSGANVILATPTGSGKSLVATGALYAALARASDDGRRSYYTAPIKALVSEKFFALCDVFGAANVGMLTGDASVNAGAPIIACTAEVLANIALREGADAPVELVVMDEFHFYGDPDRGWAWQVPLLELPRAQFLLMSATLGDVTFLRADLTRRTGRPTALVASAERPVPLHHYYATTPMHETIQDLLDSSQAPIYVVHFTQASALERAQALMSVNVSTREEKAAIADLIGAFRFSSAFGATLSRLVRHGIGVHHAGMLPKYRRLVEQLAQAGLLKVICGTDTLGVGINVPIRTVLFSALSKYDGTRTRLLNAREFHQIAGRAGRAGYDTAGTVVVQAPEHEVENLKQFAKVADDPKKRRKLVRRKVPEGMVPWSESTMTRLVAATPEPLVSHMRISTGMILDVVARPGDPFLAMRRLLTDNHEPRARQLRLIREAVGIARSLLQAGVLQRLDHPEPDGRRYRLTVDLPPDFALNQPLSTFALAAIDVLDPGSETHALDVVSVIEATLEDPRQILAAQLDKARGEAVAAMKAEGIEYDERMALLDDVTYPKPLEDVLGQAFDVYLQSNPWAADGHLSPKSIVREMWERAFTFREFVSVYGLTRSEGAVLRYLSDAFKALRSGVPAGARTEEVTDVVEWLGELVRQVDSSLLDEWEQLTSPDQPLDAPVAVPARPRPLTGNQRAFTAMVRNALFRRVELFARRRWYDLGQLDGASGWTSERWQDVGEEYFTEHDEVGTGADARGPALLIIDRHPDVWRIRQILDDPAGDHDWGLDVEVDLARSDDEGVPVIRLVDAGLLG, from the coding sequence ATGTCCAGCCCGCCCGCGCACCCACTCCTCGATCCCCACGACCTGTCGCAGGTGCGCGCGATCGGGGACGACGCCGACGAGCTGTTCACCTCCTTCGCCGCCTGGGCCGAGGCCAACGGCACCGTGCTGTACCCGGCACAGGAGGAGGCGCTGATCGAACTGGTCAGCGGCGCGAACGTCATCCTGGCGACGCCGACCGGTTCCGGCAAGTCGCTGGTGGCGACGGGTGCGCTGTACGCCGCGCTGGCGCGGGCCTCCGATGATGGCCGCCGCAGCTACTACACCGCGCCCATCAAGGCCTTGGTGAGCGAGAAGTTCTTCGCGCTCTGCGACGTGTTCGGTGCGGCCAACGTCGGGATGCTGACCGGCGACGCGTCGGTCAACGCAGGAGCGCCGATCATCGCGTGCACCGCCGAGGTGCTGGCCAACATCGCCCTGCGGGAGGGCGCCGACGCGCCCGTCGAGCTGGTGGTCATGGACGAGTTCCACTTCTACGGCGACCCCGACCGCGGCTGGGCCTGGCAGGTGCCGCTCCTCGAACTGCCGCGCGCCCAATTCCTGCTGATGTCCGCCACGCTCGGCGACGTCACCTTCCTGCGGGCGGACCTGACCCGGCGAACCGGCCGACCCACGGCCCTGGTCGCGAGCGCCGAACGGCCCGTTCCGCTGCACCACTATTACGCGACGACGCCGATGCACGAGACGATCCAGGACCTGCTCGACTCGTCGCAGGCGCCGATCTACGTCGTGCACTTCACCCAGGCCTCGGCGCTGGAGCGGGCCCAGGCGTTGATGAGCGTCAACGTGAGCACCAGGGAGGAGAAGGCGGCCATCGCCGATCTCATTGGCGCCTTTCGCTTCTCGTCCGCCTTCGGTGCGACGCTGTCGCGCCTGGTCCGCCACGGCATCGGCGTGCACCACGCCGGCATGCTGCCCAAGTACCGACGCCTCGTCGAACAGTTGGCCCAGGCCGGGCTGCTCAAGGTCATCTGCGGCACCGACACCCTGGGTGTGGGCATCAACGTGCCGATCAGGACCGTGCTGTTCTCCGCGCTGTCGAAGTACGACGGCACCCGCACGCGGCTGCTCAACGCCCGTGAGTTCCATCAGATCGCCGGCCGGGCGGGCCGAGCGGGTTACGACACGGCGGGCACCGTCGTCGTGCAGGCGCCCGAGCACGAGGTGGAGAACCTCAAGCAGTTCGCCAAGGTTGCCGACGATCCGAAGAAGCGTCGAAAGCTGGTGCGCCGCAAGGTACCCGAGGGCATGGTGCCGTGGAGCGAGTCGACCATGACCCGCCTCGTCGCGGCCACCCCCGAACCCCTGGTCAGCCACATGCGCATCTCGACGGGAATGATCCTGGACGTCGTGGCCCGACCCGGTGACCCGTTCCTCGCCATGCGCCGGCTGCTGACCGACAACCACGAACCGCGCGCACGCCAGCTGCGCTTGATCCGCGAGGCGGTCGGGATCGCCCGCTCGCTGCTGCAGGCCGGCGTGCTGCAGCGGCTCGACCACCCCGAGCCCGATGGGCGGCGCTATCGACTCACGGTCGACCTGCCGCCGGACTTCGCTCTCAACCAACCGCTGTCGACGTTCGCGCTCGCGGCGATCGACGTACTGGACCCCGGCTCGGAAACCCATGCGCTGGACGTCGTTTCGGTGATCGAGGCGACTCTGGAGGATCCCCGGCAGATTCTGGCTGCACAGTTGGACAAGGCCAGGGGCGAGGCCGTGGCGGCCATGAAGGCCGAGGGGATCGAATACGACGAGCGCATGGCGCTGCTCGACGACGTCACGTACCCCAAGCCGCTCGAGGACGTGCTCGGCCAGGCCTTCGACGTGTACCTGCAGAGCAACCCGTGGGCCGCCGACGGGCATCTGTCCCCCAAGTCCATCGTGCGCGAGATGTGGGAGCGCGCGTTCACCTTTCGTGAGTTCGTCAGCGTCTACGGGTTGACCCGGTCGGAGGGTGCGGTGCTGCGCTACCTGTCCGACGCGTTCAAGGCATTGCGGTCCGGTGTGCCCGCGGGCGCCAGGACCGAGGAGGTCACCGACGTCGTCGAATGGCTCGGCGAGCTGGTCCGTCAGGTGGACTCCAGCCTGCTCGACGAGTGGGAGCAGCTGACCAGCCCCGACCAGCCGCTGGACGCGCCCGTCGCGGTGCCCGCCCGGCCACGGCCGCTGACCGGCAACCAGCGCGCGTTCACCGCCATGGTGCGCAATGCGCTCTTCCGGCGGGTCGAGCTGTTCGCCCGGCGCCGCTGGTACGACCTCGGCCAACTCGACGGCGCCTCCGGGTGGACCTCCGAGCGGTGGCAGGACGTCGGGGAGGAGTACTTCACCGAGCACGACGAGGTCGGTACCGGCGCCGACGCCCGAGGTCCCGCGCTGCTGATCATCGATCGGCATCCGGACGTCTGGCGGATCAGGCAGATCCTCGACGACCCCGCGGGTGATCACGACTGGGGTCTCGACGTCGAGGTCGATCTCGCGCGCTCCGACGACGAGGGCGTCCCGGTCATCCGCCTCGTCGACGCGGGACTGCTTGGCTGA
- a CDS encoding SRPBCC family protein, with amino-acid sequence MSAPSAQASVTIAADCADVYALITDLTTMATLAEETDAMEWTKGDAARPGAVFKGRNANGRKTWTTRCTVTDAEPGRVFAFDVTHTVVPVAHWRYDITPVDGGCRVTEQTWDRRPGWFRKPAGIATGVSDRTGANAKHIELTLQRLKARAEG; translated from the coding sequence ATGAGCGCCCCCTCGGCACAGGCTTCCGTCACCATCGCCGCCGACTGTGCCGACGTGTACGCACTCATCACCGACCTCACGACGATGGCCACGCTCGCCGAGGAGACCGACGCCATGGAGTGGACGAAGGGTGACGCCGCCCGGCCCGGCGCGGTGTTCAAGGGCCGCAACGCCAACGGCCGCAAGACGTGGACCACTAGATGCACGGTCACCGACGCCGAACCCGGGCGGGTCTTCGCCTTCGACGTCACCCACACGGTCGTCCCGGTCGCCCACTGGCGCTACGACATCACGCCCGTCGACGGCGGCTGCCGGGTCACCGAGCAGACCTGGGACCGCCGACCGGGATGGTTCCGCAAGCCGGCGGGCATCGCGACCGGGGTCAGCGACCGGACGGGCGCCAACGCCAAGCACATCGAGCTGACGCTGCAGCGGCTCAAGGCCAGGGCCGAGGGCTGA
- a CDS encoding bifunctional methionine sulfoxide reductase B/A protein: protein MPTLGGPVAKQYDKNPAAVHALSPEQYQVTQKNGTERPFTGEYWDNHEPGIYVDVVSGEPLFASTDKFESGSGWPSFTKPIQTPDGSNHVVEKRDFSHLMLRTEVRSTHGDSHLGHVFKDGPREAGGLRYCINSASLRFIHLDDLEAEGYGEYRTLFADQAGGRETADRGHTGGTGMTTKTAILAGGCFWGMQDLIRKQPGVVSTRVGYTGGQNDHPTYRKHPGHAEAIEIVYDPARTDYRALLEFFFQIHDPTTKDRQGNDVGSSYRSAIFYLDDEQKAVALDTIADVEASGLWPGKVVTEVTPAAEFWEAEPEHQDYLERYPNGYTCHFPRAGWKLPKRETASQ from the coding sequence ATGCCAACACTAGGAGGACCAGTGGCCAAGCAATACGACAAGAACCCCGCGGCGGTGCACGCCCTGTCTCCCGAGCAGTACCAGGTGACGCAGAAGAACGGCACCGAGCGCCCCTTCACCGGTGAGTACTGGGACAACCACGAACCGGGTATCTACGTCGACGTGGTGTCGGGTGAGCCGTTGTTCGCCTCGACCGACAAGTTCGAGAGCGGATCGGGATGGCCGAGCTTCACCAAGCCCATCCAGACCCCGGACGGCTCGAATCACGTCGTCGAGAAGCGCGACTTCAGCCATCTGATGCTGCGCACCGAGGTGCGGTCGACGCACGGCGACAGTCACCTCGGGCACGTCTTCAAGGACGGGCCCCGCGAGGCCGGAGGGTTGCGCTACTGCATCAACTCGGCTTCGCTGAGATTCATCCACCTCGACGACCTCGAGGCCGAGGGCTACGGCGAATACCGGACGCTCTTCGCAGACCAAGCCGGTGGGCGGGAGACCGCTGACCGGGGACACACAGGAGGCACGGGAATGACGACCAAGACCGCGATACTCGCAGGCGGATGCTTCTGGGGCATGCAGGATCTGATCCGCAAGCAGCCCGGCGTGGTGTCGACGCGCGTCGGCTACACCGGCGGGCAGAACGACCATCCGACCTACCGCAAGCACCCGGGGCACGCCGAGGCCATCGAGATCGTCTACGACCCCGCTCGTACCGACTACCGCGCGCTGCTGGAGTTCTTCTTCCAGATCCACGATCCGACGACGAAGGACCGGCAGGGCAACGACGTCGGCAGCAGCTACCGGTCGGCGATCTTCTACCTCGACGACGAGCAGAAGGCGGTCGCGCTGGACACGATCGCCGACGTGGAGGCCTCCGGTCTGTGGCCGGGCAAGGTCGTCACCGAGGTCACCCCGGCCGCGGAGTTCTGGGAGGCCGAGCCCGAGCACCAGGACTACCTGGAGCGCTACCCGAACGGGTACACGTGCCACTTCCCGCGGGCGGGCTGGAAGCTGCCGAAGCGCGAGACCGCGTCGCAGTAG
- a CDS encoding DUF427 domain-containing protein — MSERTVLQPTAEHPITVTPTGRHVVVRVGGQVVAETDHALTLQESTYPAVQYVPLTDVVSSALVSSDTTTYCPYKGEASYYGVTAAGQTVDDVIWTYEQPYPAVAEIAGHVAFYADKADVAVG; from the coding sequence ATGTCCGAACGCACCGTTCTTCAGCCCACTGCCGAGCACCCCATCACCGTCACGCCGACGGGCCGACACGTCGTCGTCCGCGTCGGCGGCCAGGTCGTCGCCGAGACCGACCACGCCCTGACACTGCAGGAGTCGACCTACCCGGCCGTGCAGTACGTCCCGCTCACCGACGTGGTGTCCTCCGCGTTGGTCAGCAGCGACACCACCACGTACTGCCCGTACAAGGGCGAGGCGAGTTACTACGGCGTCACCGCGGCGGGTCAGACCGTCGACGACGTCATCTGGACCTACGAGCAGCCGTATCCCGCGGTCGCGGAGATCGCAGGTCACGTCGCGTTCTATGCGGACAAGGCGGACGTCGCGGTCGGTTAG
- a CDS encoding Dps family protein codes for MAGFTIPGISEKDALEVANLLQKQLSTYNDLHLTLKHVHWNVVGPNFIGVHEMIDPQVELVRGYADEAAERIAAFGVSPQGTPGAIIKDRTWDDYSVGRDTVLAHLSALDLVYTGVNEDTRKAIHTLEDLDPVSQDMLIGHAAELEKFQWFVRAHLENAGGELANEGASTEKSAARSVKEDTPAQ; via the coding sequence ATGGCAGGTTTCACCATTCCCGGGATCTCGGAGAAGGACGCCCTCGAGGTGGCCAATCTCCTGCAGAAGCAACTCAGCACCTACAACGATCTCCACCTGACGCTCAAGCACGTGCACTGGAACGTGGTGGGCCCCAACTTCATCGGCGTCCACGAGATGATCGATCCGCAGGTCGAGCTCGTGCGCGGCTACGCCGACGAGGCCGCCGAGCGCATTGCCGCGTTCGGGGTGTCGCCGCAAGGCACTCCCGGCGCCATCATCAAGGACCGGACGTGGGACGACTACTCGGTCGGCCGGGACACCGTCCTGGCGCACCTGTCCGCTCTCGACCTGGTCTACACCGGAGTCAACGAGGACACGCGCAAGGCGATTCACACCCTCGAGGACCTCGACCCGGTGTCGCAGGACATGCTCATCGGCCACGCCGCGGAACTCGAGAAGTTCCAGTGGTTCGTGCGTGCGCACCTCGAGAACGCCGGCGGCGAGCTGGCCAACGAGGGTGCCTCCACCGAGAAGTCGGCAGCGCGTTCGGTCAAGGAAGACACACCCGCGCAGTAA
- a CDS encoding NAD-dependent epimerase/dehydratase family protein gives MTALVIGANGYLGSHVTRRLVADGQDVRVMVRAGANTIGIDDLSVTRFVGDIWDDAVLREAMTGCQVVYYCVVDTRGWLRDPAPLFRTNVEGTRNVLEVACHDDVAAGLERFIFTSSYATVGRRRGHVATEADRIVDRGLTPYVRSRVQAEDLVMQYVRDRGLPAIAMCVSTTYGAGDWGRTPHGAIIAGAAFGKLPFVMSGIELEAVGIDDAAAALVLAAQHGRVGERYLVSEKMISNADVVRIAAEAAGVPAPTRSIPLAMSWVLAVLGSAKARLTKTDERLSLDSLRLMRAEAPVDCTKAKRELGWQPRPVEESIREAARFWVGLRDTKRGSSQTG, from the coding sequence GTGACGGCACTCGTCATCGGGGCCAACGGCTACCTCGGCTCGCACGTCACCCGTCGGCTGGTGGCCGACGGACAGGACGTTCGCGTCATGGTGCGCGCCGGCGCCAACACGATCGGCATCGACGACCTGTCCGTCACCCGCTTCGTCGGCGACATCTGGGATGACGCGGTCCTTCGCGAGGCCATGACCGGCTGCCAGGTCGTCTACTACTGCGTCGTCGACACCAGGGGTTGGCTGCGAGACCCCGCCCCGCTCTTCCGCACCAACGTGGAGGGCACCCGAAACGTGCTCGAGGTCGCCTGTCACGACGACGTGGCGGCCGGTCTCGAGCGCTTCATCTTCACCAGCAGCTACGCGACGGTGGGACGTAGGCGGGGCCATGTCGCCACCGAGGCCGACCGCATCGTCGACCGCGGGCTGACGCCGTACGTGCGGTCGCGGGTGCAGGCCGAGGACCTCGTCATGCAGTACGTCCGCGACCGCGGGCTGCCCGCCATCGCGATGTGCGTGTCGACGACCTACGGCGCCGGCGACTGGGGTCGCACGCCGCACGGCGCGATCATCGCCGGTGCGGCCTTCGGCAAGCTGCCGTTCGTGATGAGCGGCATCGAACTGGAGGCCGTCGGGATCGACGACGCCGCCGCGGCGCTGGTCCTGGCCGCCCAGCATGGCCGCGTCGGCGAGCGGTACCTCGTCTCGGAGAAGATGATCAGCAATGCCGACGTGGTCCGCATCGCCGCCGAAGCCGCGGGTGTTCCCGCGCCGACCCGGTCGATTCCGCTGGCCATGTCGTGGGTGCTGGCCGTGCTCGGCAGCGCCAAGGCACGGCTGACGAAGACCGACGAGCGCCTGTCGCTGGACTCGTTGCGGCTGATGCGCGCCGAGGCGCCGGTGGACTGCACCAAGGCCAAGCGCGAATTGGGTTGGCAGCCAAGGCCGGTCGAGGAATCGATCCGCGAGGCCGCGAGATTCTGGGTGGGGCTCCGGGATACCAAGCGCGGGAGCAGCCAGACCGGCTGA
- a CDS encoding DNA-3-methyladenine glycosylase family protein — protein MTLSPQRRGPGDPCYQLVDGAIWKTSLLPSGPVTARIDRVGARTVTCEAWGDGSAEFLDRLPALLGAFDDAAAFTPAEPTIAAAHRRVPHLRLGRTDRVLEALVPAVLEQRVAGKDAFRAWRLLVTKFGAPAPGPAPERMRVPPPADVWRRIPSWEFHLANVDPGRARTVVGCAQRADALERLSARPPEAARSALMTLPGVGVWTAAEVAQRAWGDADALSIGDYHLSNVIGSTLLGHRIDDDEMVELLEPLRPHRYRAVRLLEVSGMARNPKFDARQAIPNLRAI, from the coding sequence ATGACGCTGTCCCCGCAGCGCCGCGGTCCCGGTGATCCCTGCTATCAACTCGTCGACGGCGCGATCTGGAAGACCAGCCTGCTGCCGAGCGGGCCGGTGACCGCGCGGATCGACCGCGTCGGCGCGCGCACCGTGACGTGCGAGGCGTGGGGCGACGGCAGCGCCGAGTTCCTCGACCGGCTGCCCGCGTTGCTCGGTGCGTTCGACGACGCGGCGGCATTCACGCCCGCGGAACCGACCATCGCCGCGGCCCATCGCCGCGTCCCCCATCTGCGCCTCGGGCGCACCGACCGCGTGCTGGAGGCGTTGGTGCCGGCGGTGCTGGAGCAGCGGGTGGCGGGCAAGGACGCCTTTCGTGCGTGGCGGTTGCTGGTCACCAAGTTCGGCGCTCCGGCGCCAGGTCCGGCTCCCGAGCGGATGCGGGTCCCACCGCCCGCCGATGTATGGCGCCGCATCCCGTCCTGGGAGTTCCACCTCGCGAACGTCGACCCGGGCCGCGCCAGGACCGTGGTCGGCTGCGCGCAACGGGCCGACGCCCTGGAGCGGTTGTCGGCGCGACCGCCGGAGGCGGCACGGTCGGCGCTGATGACCCTGCCCGGTGTCGGGGTGTGGACGGCGGCGGAGGTCGCCCAGCGCGCGTGGGGTGACGCCGACGCCCTGTCGATCGGCGACTACCACCTGTCCAACGTGATCGGGTCGACTCTGCTCGGGCATCGGATCGACGACGACGAGATGGTCGAACTGCTGGAGCCGCTGCGTCCGCATCGCTACCGGGCGGTGCGCCTCCTCGAGGTCAGCGGCATGGCGCGCAACCCGAAATTTGATGCGCGCCAAGCAATTCCGAACCTGCGCGCGATCTAG